A stretch of the Serratia marcescens genome encodes the following:
- a CDS encoding DotU family type VI secretion system protein, translated as MTQENSTAPAANPLVDAANPLLNAISQIRQSATHANPAQLRQQLIDEMRRFEIRGQRANLPYEVIIGARYCLCTALDEAAALTPWGSNSVWSGSGLLVTFHNETWGGEKFFQLLAKLSQSPREHINLLELINYCLLLGFEGRYRVMENGRSQLETMKQRLLQLIRSVRGGYAPPLSPHALDLPVQQKLWRPLVPLWACVALTGFLASLLFIALNWRLGDNTSPVLAAIYQTNLPQVAIGNPAPAAPPTLSLKSFLRKEIAEGLVVVRDEAQQSVVILKGDGLFDSAATTVRANYIPVIDRIAAAMNGVSGKILVTGYSDNVPIRSARFASNWELSLARAEAVSARLQKHLANPQRVKAEGRGESNPVAPNDNKVNRALNRRVEITLLVAPENTQAEINGLPQGTGK; from the coding sequence ATGACTCAGGAAAATAGCACGGCGCCGGCGGCCAACCCGCTGGTAGATGCCGCCAACCCGCTGCTGAACGCCATTTCGCAGATCCGCCAGTCGGCCACGCACGCCAACCCGGCGCAGCTGCGCCAACAGCTGATCGACGAAATGCGCCGCTTCGAGATCCGCGGCCAACGCGCCAACCTGCCGTACGAAGTGATCATCGGCGCGCGTTATTGCCTGTGCACCGCGCTGGATGAAGCGGCGGCGCTGACCCCGTGGGGCAGCAACAGCGTGTGGTCCGGCAGCGGGCTGCTGGTGACCTTCCATAACGAAACCTGGGGCGGCGAGAAGTTTTTCCAACTGCTGGCCAAGCTGTCGCAAAGCCCGCGCGAGCACATCAACCTGCTGGAGCTGATCAATTATTGCCTGCTGCTGGGCTTTGAAGGCCGCTACCGGGTGATGGAAAACGGCCGCTCGCAGCTAGAAACCATGAAGCAGCGCCTGCTGCAGCTGATCCGGTCGGTGCGCGGCGGCTATGCCCCGCCGCTGTCGCCTCATGCGCTGGATCTGCCGGTACAGCAGAAACTGTGGCGCCCGCTGGTGCCGCTGTGGGCCTGCGTGGCGCTGACCGGCTTCCTGGCTTCGCTGCTGTTCATCGCCCTCAACTGGCGGCTGGGCGACAACACCAGCCCGGTGCTGGCGGCGATTTACCAAACCAATCTGCCGCAGGTGGCGATCGGTAACCCGGCGCCGGCCGCGCCGCCGACGCTGAGCCTGAAAAGCTTCCTGCGCAAAGAGATCGCCGAAGGGCTGGTGGTGGTGCGCGACGAAGCGCAGCAAAGCGTGGTGATCCTCAAAGGCGACGGGCTGTTCGACTCCGCCGCCACCACGGTGCGCGCCAACTATATTCCGGTCATCGACCGCATCGCCGCCGCCATGAACGGCGTCAGCGGCAAGATCCTCGTCACCGGCTACAGCGACAACGTGCCGATCCGCAGCGCCCGTTTCGCCTCCAACTGGGAGCTGTCGCTGGCGCGCGCCGAAGCGGTCAGCGCCCGTTTGCAAAAGCACCTCGCCAACCCGCAGCGGGTCAAGGCCGAGGGCCGCGGCGAAAGCAACCCCGTCGCGCCGAACGATAACAAAGTGAACCGCGCGTTGAACCGCCGGGTAGAAATTACGCTGTTGGTCGCCCCGGAAAATACCCAGGCGGAAATCAACGGCTTGCCGCAAGGAACCGGAAAGTAA